Genomic DNA from Streptomyces sp. GS7:
GGCCGACTGCCTCACCGACCTGTCGTGGTGCCCCGCCGGCCGCGGCCGGCTGCTGGTCGTCACGGGCTGGCAGGGGTACGCCGCCGCCGTGCCGGAGGACTGGAGCGTGGTCGAGGCGGTGCTGGCGGACGCGGTGGGTTACTGGCGGGACAGCGACACCGGGCTCGTGGTGATCATGGCCAGGGGGCGCGGCCGGCAGGGGGCGTAGCTCCGTCGGGCGTCGGCCCCGCACGCCGTTCCGCGACGTTGCGGGCACACCCGGTGAGCCGCCGTCCCGGTGGCCGGGCTCGGGCTTGGCGGATCGCACCATGCGGCTCGCTGGCACGTAGGACAATCACATGAGTCCTGGTCAGGGCCCGTATCCTGGCGGTATGCGATTCCTGAATCCGAAGAACGGCGCCCTCGAAGAGAGTTCTTCGGTGCCCTACGACCTGACCTACGACGACGTGTTCATGGTGCCCGGCCGCTCCGCCGTGGGCTCCCGCCAGGGCGTGGACCTCGCCTCGCCCGACGGCTCGGGCACGACCATTCCGCTGGTGGTCGCCAACATGACGGCGATCGCCGGCCGCCGGATGGCCGAGACCGTCGCCCGCCGTGGTGGCCTGGTCGTCATTCCGCAGGACATCCCGCTCGATGTCGTCACCGACGTCATCACCTGGGTCAAGCACCGCCACCTGGTCCTGGACACGCCCATCGTGCTGTCCCCGATCTCGACCGTCGCGGACGCCCTGTCGCTGCTGCCCAAGCGGGCGCACGGCGCGGGCATCGTGGTCGAGGGCGGCCGGCCGGTCGGTGTCGTCACCGAGCACGACCTGGCCGGGGTGGACCGCTTCACCCAGGTCGCCGAGGTCATGTCCAAGGACCTGCTGGTCCTGGACGCGGACATCGACCCCCGCGAGGCGTTCAACCGCCTCGACGCCGCCAACCGCAAGCTGGCGCCCGCGGTCGACGCGAACGGCATGCTGGTCGGCATCCTCACCCGCAAGGGCGCCCTGCGCGCCACCCTGTACACCCCCGCCACGGACGCCAACGGCAAGCTGCGCATCGCGGCCGCCGTGGGCATCAACGGCGATGTGGCGGGCAAGGCCAAGGCGCTGCTGGACGCCGGCGCGGACACCATCGTCGTGGACACCGCGCACGGCCACCAGGAGTCGATGATCAGCGCGATCAAGGCCGTCCGGGCGCTGGACCCGCAGGTCCCGATCGTCGCGGGCAACATCGTCGCCGCCGAGGGCGTCCGCGACCTCATCGAGGCCGGCGCGGACATCATCAAGGTCGGTGTCGGACCGGGCGCCATGTGCACGACCCGGATGATGACCGGTGTGGGCCGCCCGCAGTTCTCGGCGGTGCTGGAGTGCGCCGCCGAGGCGAAGAAGTACGGTAAGCACGTCTGGGCCGACGGCGGCGTGCGGCACCCGCGCGATGTCGCCATGGCGCTGGCCGCGGGCGCGTCCAACGTCATGATCGGCTCGTGGTTCGCCGGCACTCTGGAATCGCCCGGCGACCTCCAGCACACCGCCGAGGGCCGGCCGTACAAGGAGAGCTTCGGCATGGCCTCCGCTCGTGCGGTGCGCAACCGCACGAGTGAGGAGTCGGCCTACGACCGTGCCCGCAAGGCGCTGTTCGAGGAGGGCATCTCCACCTCGCGGATGTTCGTCGACCCGGCGCGCCCCGGCGTCGAGGACCTGATCGACTCGATCATCGCGGGCGTCCGCAGCTCCTGCACCTACGCCGGTGCCGCGTCCCTGGAGGAGTTCGCCGAGAAGGCCGTCGTCGGCGTGCAGAGCGCCGCCGGTTACGCCGAGGGCAAGCCGCTGCACGACAGCTGGAACTAGCCGCCCGGAGCCGCGTACGGCTCCCGCAGGCGCCGCACGACGGCCCCGCACCGATCCGGTGCGGGGCCGTTCGCGTCCCCCGGCGGACCGCGATGCCGGGCGCTGGGATGCAACGAACCACCGCAGCCGGGCCCGGTGCGCAATGATCAGCTGCGGTTGCGCAAGGAACCTGCATTACGGCAGGTCAACGCGGGGCCGTAAGGTCATGCGCTGTACGTGGAGTGGCGGAGATCGCCTGCTCGGCGGTCTCCTGCTGGGGCGGTTCGTGCTGCCCGCACACGGCCGCTGCGGTCGCCGTCACGGAAATGTGTCGGAACCTGTCAGTCTGACCGGCAGCGATAAAGGAGCCACCCAGTGTTGGAGAACGGCGCAGCCCCGCCCGCGGGGAACACCGACGCCCCGTCGCCCCCCGCCGGAGGACTCGGCACCCGGCTGATGCGGCGCAAACCGGTCGAGCGCCTGGTGGCCGAGGGCGGCAAGGGCGAGGGAGGAACGCTCCGCCGCTCGATGGGCGTCTGGCAGCTGACCATGATCAGCATTGGCGCCACGCTCGGCACCGGCATCTTCGTGGTGCTCGGCCAGGCCGTCCCGGCCGCCGGTCCCGCGGTCGTGCTCTCCTTCGTCATCGCCGGCATCACCGCGCTCTTCTCCGCGCTCTCCTACGCCGAGTTGGCCGGCACCATCCCCGTCTCCGGCTCGTCGTACTCCTACGCCTACGCCACCCTCGGCGAGCTGGTCGCCTGGGTCTGCGGCTGGTGTCTGATCCTGGAGTACGGCGTCTCGGTCGCGGCCGTCGCCGTCGGCTGGGGCCAGTACCTGAACGAGCTGCTCGACGGCACCCTCGGCATCACCATCCCCACCGCGCTCTCCGCCCCGCCGGGCCAGGGTGGCTACTTCAACCTGCCGGCGCTGCTGGTCGTGATGCTCGCGATGGTCTTCCTGCTGGGCGGTGCCAAGGAGAGCGCCCGCGCCAACACGATCATGGTGTCCGTCAAGATCGTCGCGCTGCTGCTCTTCTGCGGCGTCGCGCTCCAGGGCGTCAAGTCGGGCAACTACGCCAACTTCATGCCGATGGGCATGGCCGGCGTCAGCGCCGCCGGCGCCACGCTGTTCTTCTCCTA
This window encodes:
- a CDS encoding GuaB1 family IMP dehydrogenase-related protein — protein: MRFLNPKNGALEESSSVPYDLTYDDVFMVPGRSAVGSRQGVDLASPDGSGTTIPLVVANMTAIAGRRMAETVARRGGLVVIPQDIPLDVVTDVITWVKHRHLVLDTPIVLSPISTVADALSLLPKRAHGAGIVVEGGRPVGVVTEHDLAGVDRFTQVAEVMSKDLLVLDADIDPREAFNRLDAANRKLAPAVDANGMLVGILTRKGALRATLYTPATDANGKLRIAAAVGINGDVAGKAKALLDAGADTIVVDTAHGHQESMISAIKAVRALDPQVPIVAGNIVAAEGVRDLIEAGADIIKVGVGPGAMCTTRMMTGVGRPQFSAVLECAAEAKKYGKHVWADGGVRHPRDVAMALAAGASNVMIGSWFAGTLESPGDLQHTAEGRPYKESFGMASARAVRNRTSEESAYDRARKALFEEGISTSRMFVDPARPGVEDLIDSIIAGVRSSCTYAGAASLEEFAEKAVVGVQSAAGYAEGKPLHDSWN
- a CDS encoding amino acid permease, with amino-acid sequence MLENGAAPPAGNTDAPSPPAGGLGTRLMRRKPVERLVAEGGKGEGGTLRRSMGVWQLTMISIGATLGTGIFVVLGQAVPAAGPAVVLSFVIAGITALFSALSYAELAGTIPVSGSSYSYAYATLGELVAWVCGWCLILEYGVSVAAVAVGWGQYLNELLDGTLGITIPTALSAPPGQGGYFNLPALLVVMLAMVFLLGGAKESARANTIMVSVKIVALLLFCGVALQGVKSGNYANFMPMGMAGVSAAGATLFFSYIGFDAASTAGEEAKNPQRDLPRAIMLSLVIVTALYCLVAAIAVGAMPWQKFQGSEAALAGILKSVTGQDFWAVLLALGAVVAIASVVLTVLYGQTRILFAMSRDGLVPKVFSKVHPKSGAPRVNTVIVSVFCGVLAAAVPLGQLADATSIGTLFAFALVNVAVIVLRRTRPTMPRSFRTPLSRTRLWPLFPAIGFLLCVFMMSSLGAVTWVVFGVWMVVGLVIYFGYGLRRSRLATAEK